The DNA window gctggagtCGGGGGGCGGTGTGGGACGATGGTCCTGGGCAGAGTGGGAAACCAGCCTGTGTGCTGCAGAGTGGGGACCAGGACCCTGTTTGTGGATGTCTCTGACCCTGCtcctcgcccccaggcaccaCCGCCTCCTCGGAGCACAAGTCGGCCTCATCCCTCGTCTCCCGGGCACCGGGGCTCTTGCCGGCTCTCCAGCCCCCACAGGATGCATCGGCACCCCGAGAGCCGGGCAGGACTCGGGGTCCCCGGCTGCTCCAACCGCTCCAGCCCCCACAGGACGCGTCGGCACCCCGAAAGCCAGGCAGGACTGGGTTTCCccggctgctccagcccctccgGCCCCAGAGGGAAGCATCGGCACCCCCAGAGCCAGAGAAGACTGGGGGTCCCCGGCTGCTTCCACCCCTCCGGCCCCAGAGGGAAGCATCAGCACCCCCAGAGCCAGAGAAGACTGGGGGTCCCCGGCTGAAGCCTCCCCGCACCCGGCACTGAGCAAAAGACGAAGCACTGCCGGGCAGCACCAATAAACATTGATGGGCAGCCAAGTGCCAGCGTGGTCTGAGTGTGGGGGCCCCGGTCAGGATCTTCCCCTCAGGCACCAGGAGGTGCCGGCAGCGTCCCTTGTCCTGCGGCCACTGTCGCCAGAGGAGCTGAGCCCAGCCCCACATGTGCCAAGAGCTGCGTTCCTTTCTGTGGGAAGAACCCAGACTCGTGTCCTACTGAAGTGACGACAAACCCAGTGCTGTGGTCTGGGCTCCGCTGGGTGTGCACGTACACAGTCTTTGCTCCGAGGACTGCTGGGTGCAAGGAAGAAAGTGatgcaaaagcagcagagctgagcccgGGGTCACCCAGGAGGTGGGTGACAGAGTGGGGAAGAGGTTGGTTTCTTACCCATCGGCTGTCCAGAAGGAGGGGTATTTCGTGTCCACATCACCAGAGTGGATCATGGCTTAGGGATGGGAGCTGAGGGTTGTAGGGGCGATGCTCATGGGGACAAGAGGAGTGAAGAAGAGGTGGTGTGAGGGTAaatgggaggaactgggagtgACTGGAACCATGTTGGGGGCCACTGAGAGCAACTGTCCCGGTCtggctgaatggcagcacagcttagCCGTGTATCAACCAGTCCTCCCAGTTCGGGGTCATCGGCAAACTTGCTGAGCGTGCACTCTTGTCCCTCCCTGCAGCTCATCGATGAGCAGGTTGAACACGGCTGGGCCCAGtgctgacccctggggaaccccgCTGGCTAccggcctccaaccagactctgtgCCGCTGATCCCggccctctgagctctgccatcagCCCGTTCTCCATCTGTCTCACTGTCCCCTCATCCAGCCTACACTtgctgagcttgcctatgaggatgtGGTGgcagacagtgtcaaaagccctGCTGAAGTGAAGGGAGACAACACGcactgctctcccctcctctccccagcgGCTCGTGCCGCCTCAGAAGGCTATCAGGGTGCTCaggcatgacttccccttggtgaatccgcgctgactactcctgataaccttcttttcctgccCATGCTcggagatgacatccagaatgggctgttccatcacctttccaggcatggaggtgaggctgactggcctgtagtttcctgggtcctccttcttgccctttttgaagaccagAGTGACActggctttcctccagtccccaggcacctctcctcttctccatgaCGTTTCcgagatgatggagagcagctcaGCAACAAATCTGCCAATGCCCTCAGCATATGTGGGTACATCCCACCGGTACGAGAGATTTGAACATAAATATGTGGGACAAACAGGAAAGCAGACCAGCATTTCACCCAGTTTTGTACTGACACTTTGGTGATTTCGATGTCCTCCTCCTCTGGTACCTTGCTCTTCCCACTCTGGGAGCTTGAAACGTGACACAAGGCACAAAGCGTCCCGGAGATCCCATGGGACGTGGAATGTCTCTTAGACCCTGTCTCCCTTTCCAGGATCCCGTCCACAATCTGCTTTGGACAAGGTGCCGCGCGAGGATTCAAGGGACCAAGGAAGAAAGTCTGAAGGTCAGCGCACCGGATTTGTGCACGATGCGAAGGTGCCGGCCTCTGCCGCCCGCACACGTTAGCGGTGGATTTTTGCAGTTGCGTGCGAGGGTCCCGCTCTGCACGGGGAAGGCAAAGGGGTGAAAATGGGGTATTTGCAGCAGCGGTTTGGGATGTGTCAGTACTTTGGGAGGTGCTTGGCTACAGGCCCTTCCAGTCTCTGCCCCACCTCCCTTTGGCAGCATTTCAGAGCCCCCCATGCTTGTTTCATCATTCCTGAGACACAACGCTCTCTGAAATCAAACTCCAAATAATTTCCTCTGCCTCTGGGCTGGTTTTGCCTCTCCTCCATGCCAGGCCCACTCTGGGCAGCAGTGCCTTTTCTAGAGAGATGGGGCATCTTGCCTGAGCCTGGAAATGGCAAATGCTCTTCTGAAACTCCAGGGAGCTGAAAGGTTCGCACAGGCTTTGTGAAAATCCTGTGAGGAATGGCTGCCGAggacgcagcagggctgaggccGAGCAGAAGGTCGATgttccctcctgctgcaggagcccGGCACCCCCGGCCTCCCCTGCTGGGCCGGGTCCGGGGCACAGAGCTTCcccgccagccctgcccgcccAGGGGAGAATCAAACCACAACCAGAGCAGGAGCGGGGCAGGTTACAACAGttcctttaattctttctttcgtttccTCACCGTGTTCTTAAAAGCTCCCAGCAAGGACAGCgctgggacagcaggcagaCGTGGGGCACGGCAAAGTCCGCATCACTTGCTCTCAGGAAGAGTCTTGGGCTGCGGCTGCAACATGGAGGTGAGAGGAAACTGGCTGCTGAGCTGAGGCTACACAAGATTGGATTTGAaatttgtttgccttttctggGAAAAAGTAGATTCAAGAAACTCCAAGACAAAATCTGCTGCGTGTAGGGAAGCTGGAACCAccggcaaaagaagaaaagagaaaacaaaagcaccGACCCCTGATTTTGACCTTCTCCATCTCGCCGCTCCCCAGTGTTTGCTCGGAAACAACCAGGACAGGTTTGCCAGCACCAGGGCAAGCGTGGTGGTGCCTCACAGCGCATTTCCACGGAGACTGAAAATAAAGTGACTCGCAACCAGGTGAATAAAGCAAAGCAGTTTTTACAGCTTTGTGTTggtcacggaggcaacccacaggtcaatttacgGGATAACAAGGTCCAAAAGCAACTTTTATTGAACGGGTGAAAAACAgcgttttagcactccaaaagtgacttaaatacaggttcggatatcagttgaggaaaattattgagacagcaactaatacaacaggcggtccacaatgtgcatgcacgtggcttcacccaaaacaatgccggagccgtccccgagtcccggaggagtacacccttgcctaaacacggtgcgggactatttttaaagagatacacgtactcgtagtgagtacggaaagtgtgcactcgcgattccgcgagagtaaatttataatacgctcgcagtcctgcgagagttattttacacatgcaaatgtgcacggaatcctacacgagcttatgtggaagcacgggaggaaaatacactcgcgattgtgtgagGGGCTCttggcggccactcgcgattgtgcgaggaaataaagtacttgtgcaaatgtgcacggaaagaaaatacacccgcgattctgtgaggattaattttacacgcgctcatatggagcacggaaagttatacgtgcatatgtccacgaaaagtataaatatactcgcaatcctgcgagaagttttacctacacacgtggcggcgaggcaagcgcagtctccatcccggggcggctctcggtggcagcatcttgctcgtgctccgagagacccgcgacaatgggccaagtctcgacgagagtcccgtttttatactggctgatcagatctgactgtaggcactctagaagcttctctgcacccccacactgtctgtgggtgcccatgaagcctccaaacatccctcACACTGGGcacggctcagtgtgccttggcactcccttcttctaatgtcccaggagccagggtgctctgggccaaacaaaagaagctgttagcctcaagtagcggAGAAGGGGGacatgtgccatactgaaggagggagggagggttgcattctgccacagtgtTGTAGGGGatttaaatgttgttttgaGACCCAGGCAGAACGAACCTCCCTTTGCTCCAAATACTCCCCAAAtcaggaggagatggaggttCTATTCCCTCTTTAGTCTCGTCCTGCCGGGAGAAAAGGCTGATTGATGGGTTCGGCCTTGCGGTGTCGTTCGTGCCCCGCGGAGCAGCCGCAGTGCAGGGTGGTCCCTGCCATCTCCTCAGCACCCAGCCTGATCTCTTGTGTTCTGCCCGGAGATCCAGCCCTTGCTCTTGCTGTCCCActgcacagctgctgtgctCTTTTGGAAGCCAGGTGGCCCTGGGCCACTTGAGGGctctttcagcttttcctgcCAGTCCCCAGGGCTTTCTAGAAAGCTCCACCGGTCCCTGGACGTAGCTCTagagctgctgagctggcagctctgcagtgaCTGGAGTTAAGGCTGAGGATCCCTCCAAAGAGGCTCAGCTTCTTGCCTCAGTGCACCTTGTCCCCATCTCCTCatctctctgctccctccttgcATTCAGggccttggaaaaaaaatccacacgcACATCAGATCTAAGcgctttgtttttaatgcctGAAAACAGGTATCTCGTAGCTCTTAGAAGAGCAAGGCGTCTGTTCTGGGTCTTGCTTGTCCACGCTCATCCTTCCTTGGACATTGTCTTCGGGTGCCCGGCCGAAGgagagagctgggggtgctCTGACTGTGTGACACTTGGACTCGGGTTTATAAGGGAAAAGGAGTTCTTGTTGATTATTTTTTGAGCACTTGTCTGACGGATCAGGCGGGTTCAAAGCCCTTCCCGGCGTTTGAATACTTCCCGGGGTTGAGTGGAAGTACGTGCCCATCTGCGCTTCTTTTCCCTGCTTACGCGGCTCTTTGCTAGAAGTCCGTGtgttgctgctgccagcagccgcCTTCCACGATTCCCGTGTCTGAGGCTGGGGAGACGCTGAGCTCTGTCATGCATTTGGATACCTCAGgaataaaatcattaaaaaaatgtccCCTGCTGCCACATACGAGACGGCACCAGGCACATCTTAGGGGTGAAAGGCCGCCGGGAACCTCTCGGCATCTCCATCCCTGTGGATCCCTTCAGCCAAGTGCCAGCTGCAGGGACCCGGGGCGGTGCCCGCTGGCTCCAGGGTGGGGCGTTGCTGAGCAACAGGGACAGCACATTGTCCTGTCACCCATCACCCACCCGTGTGATCACTCCGGTGGTTGTTTCACTGGTGGCTGGATCGCTTTTTGCGGTTGGCTCGTTTTCTGCGGTTGGATCACTTTTTTCGGTTGGTTTACTCTCGGCGTTTGGATTTCTCTCGGCGGTTGGATCTCTCTTGGCGTTTGGCACACTCTTGGCTTTGGCTCACTCTTGGTATTTGGATCACTCTTGGCGTTTGGCTCACTCTCGGTGACTGGATCACTCTTGGCGGTTGGATCACTCTCGGCGGTTGGATCACCCTTGGTATTTGTTCACTCTCGGCATTTGGATCAATTTTTTGGCAAGGAGGAGGAAGCTGCCGGCTGACCATCCCTCACAGCCTCCCAGGCCCCTCCAGGCAGAAAGGCTCCAGTCCCCCCAGATCAGGCTCCGTATTTTCTGCGGGATGGCAGCGATGGCCCCGCTCACCCTGTCCCAGCTGCTGGATGTTGCCATCGGGACATCTGGCGATGGGGCTGTGGACCTGCCGTCGCTGCACAGGCTGCTGCAGTCCATGCTGGGACACCTGGGACTGCAGGACCTGCCTGTTCTGGAGCCGGGGCACAGACCAACTGCCCTCCTGGGAGGACACCAGGCCACCAAGGACCAGTCTGgcctggagaaggaggaggacagggcccagggcacagggcagcagccccGGGAGCCGGAGGAGCACCTGCCCgggaaggagctgctgcaggggaccaccagcagctcccaggtcACCTCCTTGGCCAACGACGTGGGGCAGATGAAGATCGCAGCCAAAAAGAGCAGCATCTCCAAGGTAGAGGCTCTTGTCAGTCCCTGGGGCATGGGCCAGGGGATGGCGGTGCTGGGCGGGGATGGCGGTGCTGGGCGGTGATGCCGGGGTTCCAGTCCCCCTGGCTATGTGGCCGGGCTGACCCCAGGATCCCTTTGCCTTTGGGCTCTCGTGCTGAGCTTGAGGCCGGGCTTTGGGAACAGGGCTGGGGGACATGGCAGGGGccctggggtctgtcctcaccACTGCACGGCTGCCCGTAAACCTGCTCCTCTTCGCCTTCTCTTCCCAGGAGAGCActgggggccagtctgcccctgtCAAGCCCCCCCAGTTGGACATGGACCAGCAGCGTGGGGCAAGCTCAGCCCTGGGGCCGAAGGGACCAGGGACAGAGCCTGTGCCCAGGACCAGCGAGGGGACTCCAGGGACACAGCCTGCTGCCCTGTGGATGCAAGAAGGGGCGCAGAGCACACCAGCGCCCCCTGAGAAGTCGGCAGGGACCACCTCACCGACAACATGTCCCCTTGGCCCGTTCCCTATAGGCCAGCAGAGCATGGCTCACATCCTGGCCGACATCCAGACCCAGGTGTCCTCCCTGCACGGCTGGATGTCCTCCCTGCAGGGTATGGACTACGAGCTCCAGCACATGAAGCAGgaggtgagccggcagcagtccccaAAGAGGCTGTGGGGATGGTGGGAGgatttgggcagggaggggcagCCAAAGGGCCCCTGTGCTGGGACGACACAGGGGCCGTGCCCTGACTCTGCCCCCACCGCCGTTCCCAGGtcaggcagctggaggaggccTTTGGAAAgctggggctggctggagcCGACGGGAAAGCGGGCAGCAGCCACCAGATCCCCCTGCAGCTGGGGTAAAATGCCGGGAGAGGGTTTCCCAGCCTGCAGGGCTGCgaggagcccagggggctggAGCATCCTGGTGTGGGGGAGTGAGGGACACCCCCCGAGCGGCCCCTGGAGGCTGAACCTGCCTGTGCCCCGTCTTGCTGGCCAGGTCTGCGCGGCAGGAGATGATCCAGGCCACACTGGACCAGTTGGTGACCAAGAGgacccagcagctgcaggagcaggtgaggTCCAGGGGGAGCACTCTGAGCACCTTCCGGCTCGCTGGGGTGGTCCTGGTGGGGTCCTGGACACGTCtcctggctggatggggctgtTGAGCCTCCATGGCACCTGGGCTTGTTGGCTGCATCCACCCTGCTCAGAGGTGACTCCTGCTCCCCTTCCTGCAGGTGGACGAGCTGAGAGCCATAGTGGAGAGCGcggggcaggagctggcaggggGCATCTTGGACACCAGGGTGCAGCTGGCCCAGCTGGTCCAGCATGTCGTCACCAGCCAAGTAAGCCGGGTCTGTGGCCACGGGGCAGCCAGCCCCACCTTGCACAGCACCACCGTGTCATGttcctccctgcagcaggatGGGCAGCTGTTGAACCACCTCCAGGCCAGCCTTGCGCAGGTGCAAGGGGACTGTGACAAGCTCAGGATCGTCCTCAAGGACCTCCTGGATCACCGCGGCCAGGAGCAGAAATCCATCGAGGTGGGCGGCTGAAACCTCCGCGGGCTCAGAGCATCAtccaggcagagcccaggctggcgACCAGCAGGGATTTGTCTGCCTGCCAAGCCGCTCGCAGCCCTGCAATGGTTTCAAATGCCTTTCCGGGAGGTTTTGGGGGAAGGTGGGGAGGCGGggggtgctgggctggctgggtgGCAGCTGCCACCGTGCCGTGGCATCACGGGTGCTTTCTGCACTGGAAGGCTCTGTCGCGGTGGGTGGAGAGGCTGGAGATGGAGAAAGcggacaaggaggagctgctgctgggaatcGATGCGGTACGGCATGGAGGGGAGCTGGCGCCACACAAGGGTGTCCTGGGCAGGGTGACAAATGCCCCTTGTCCCTCGGGTGCTTTGTGGCAGAACCGGTCAGGGGGAGGGAGGGCTTGCAGAGCCACTGTGGGTCCCTCGCCAGGTCCCTCTGTCTCCCTGCTTGGGTCCCTttggctggtgggaccaaccCCACGGGAGTGATGGGGTGAGCGGGGCCATGTAGCCccttctgcctctcctcccGATGGGAGCTGGCCCAGCCCAGcgtccctccatccctcccccagcgctctcctgcctttctctGTTGCTAGAAAGCTGACAAAACCTCCCTGGCCGACAAAGTCAGCCAGAGCCAGTTCGAGGCAAGCATGGAGCAGCTGAAAGAGAAGATTGAGGACTTGACGAGCCGGGTGGCAggccaggagcagggctggcaccaGGTCCAGCGACAGCTCAGGGAAGAGATGGACTCCAAGGTGAGGGCTGGCACGTCCCCACTGTGCACACCTTGGGGGCTTGTCAGCCTAAGGCATCATCCCTCCGAGGGTCCCCAGCCGGCCGTGCCCCCGGGGACCGTGACGTCCCATCCTGGTGCGCtcccgtccacagctggaccgcctGGAGCTGGGGCCGTTccggcagcagctggaggagcaaTGGAACAGcctccaggagcagctggaggagaaggtGTCGCAAGCAGCGGCTGGTGAGGCGGATGGGATCAAGAAGTGAGTGCCATAGGGACAGcggtggctttggggacaccgctgcgtgcaggcagggctgcgtgccccccaggagctggcccagcccttttctccctcctccaggcagctgctggcccaTTTCCAGAGCTTGTCCTGCGACCAGCCCCTCAGCATGCTGGTGCCTGGCCCGTGAgtagcccctgcccctggggggacactgggaggtGGGTGCTGGcgctgcagccccggcccctTCCATGCCACGGGGTGACCACGCGGTGCCGGGCACTGAGCACCCCCGTGTCCCATCTCCCAGGGAGCAGACAGATGAGTGCCAGCACCCGCCTGTGCCGCCGAGCTGCGGGGACCAGCACACCGTCACCCCCCCGCTGCAGCACTGCCTGCAGCCGCACCCACCCAGCACTCCGCGGCCACTCCAGTCCT is part of the Columba livia isolate bColLiv1 breed racing homer chromosome 6, bColLiv1.pat.W.v2, whole genome shotgun sequence genome and encodes:
- the LOC110360734 gene encoding uncharacterized protein LOC110360734; translated protein: MEKADKEELLLGIDAKADKTSLADKVSQSQFEASMEQLKEKIEDLTSRVAGQEQGWHQVQRQLREEMDSKLDRLELGPFRQQLEEQWNSLQEQLEEKVSQAAAGEADGIKKQLLAHFQSLSCDQPLSMLVPGPEQTDECQHPPVPPSCGDQHTVTPPLQHCLQPHPPSTPRPLQSFARLHSKLRVTQHEVTELLDKDRRSSRDRQDGQLPVLGGKEGTTASSEHKSASSLVSRAPGLLPALQPPQDASAPREPGRTQGPRLLQPLQPPRDASAPRKPGRTGGPRLLQPLRPQREASAPREPDRTGGPRLLPPLRPQREASAPPEPEKTGGPRLKPPRTRH